ATTTTCGGTTCTATGAAAAGAAGATAATTGAAAACAACACAGATAGACCAATTACTTCCCAAACAgaccaaaagaaaaaataaaaatctacctTAATAGTTTTTACTGCTGGCTTATTTAAAAGTTTTAGTTGCCTCTCCAATGCTTCATGGTCCTTCTTTGATAAGCCCTCAACTTCATCATGGTTGAGATAAACCAAAATTGGAATCAAAAGTTGTATAACGCTTAGATGTATTCTTGTGGTCTTCATtctataataaatttaaaatatattatattagaTACAAATAAAATCATCAAATTAAACATAAAGGCTAATAAGAGAAATGGAAAACTATGATTATTGTGCAAATAACTAGCACATGACATATAATCCATCCTTTCAAGGATGGAATTTAAGAAATAAGAGACCAAGTACCTGATTTCTTTTTATGGGATGGAATACTGAATGATTCTACAAGAATAACATACTTTATATAGGAATTGCGGGACATTTCATAATCTCGTAATTCTATTGTTTGCATTGATTTACTTTTATTAGATTGATTCGTACAATCATTCTGTCCTTAAATTAACAGATATGAGATCTTCTCCTTAAATTCTTACTACATATTTATGGCACAATTAGCTCGAAGAGGCAAACCTACACGTTATGCAAATAAAAATCACCTATTTATGGCACAATTAGCTCGAAGAGGCAAACCTTTATGTGAATAGGCTATATATAACGCATGTCTCTGGTGGTTCAAGctttataataaaattatatagtACTAAATAAATAACTTTCAAATGCATGAGTTTACACTTGATGCTGATTAAGTTTATTTTACCCCATTTGGGCTAAATATCAATTTTTTATTAACTTAAAAGATCATGATTCTGATACTACCGTATAAAAATATTCTGCAACTGCAAAGATATAGGGAAGAAAATCATAACGAATAAAAGGACAACAAATTAAATCAAGAAAAAAAAGTTGGATGGGAATGAATGGAATATTTAGCTTGTCTTTTATTGTTTATTTTGGTACTCCTTTTATTTTCAGATACTATTAATCTTTGTGAGTGCAAGCAATAAATCAATGGAGATTCATCACCTAGTAATACTAAACCACGCTTATTCATCTTCTAATTTCGTATTATTTATTTTCTGTATAACTTTTAATCACTATCAGCATACAAAATTAATGGAGATTGGAGAAATTGAATGATACTGTAAGATTGAAttcataataaaaaattattgtaGCGAGGTCATCTTAGTTCTGCtaaattgttgtgttcttgttacTTCGTGCCAAAGAATCAGAATGATACCAAAATAtacattatttaattttatttttcacgTTAATTTCCTTTCAGTCTATCAGATTAATCCTTCTTACCATTCTATCCATTAATTAAcaaatcttgaatttttttaattcttatattttggtaaaattagatCTTTCATAATATATATTTTAGATGTTTGGGTTCTTAATTATTATTCCTCCTTTAGAGGAGTTAAAATCTTATTCTTATGAGTAACTTATGTTAATATATTATCCGGATATTTTGGAGTAGTTAATGCTATTATCATTTAATAAAAGATTAGAGATCTCAAACGTAACCTTCTCATTCAGCAAAGATGGCAAGTTAGATACGTTTACAAAATAattcaagaaaagaaaaacaaaaatcacATCAGCATTATGATTTGAGATTCTCATTCAGAATCATGCACCCTTCTTAGTCTAGTTTTTCTTGTTATATCAAATATTATAGCCTACTCATCCACCAATCAATAAAGCGGCAATCGTATCAATTtggctttttttcttttctccttaTAGATCTATGTGACCTTTACTAATTCTCTACATTTTATGGGGCACATGGACTCATAGTTTTTCCAccaaattatgtattttatgtatttattttttaaaattgatcTAATATTATTTATTGGCACCCATGTTTCATAAATGTTGAATGATGCACTTGGTTGAATATTAGTTTATTTTGCCAAAGGAGTATGATCGATTCCCACTTATTACTTTTTCTTTCTCCTTTCTTTAGTAGTGCACTAATATTCTAAAAATTCTAAGATCAGctaatacacatatatatatatatatatatatatatatataaacgatAGCAGAGTTAAGAACAGGGTTGGTATTGGACCCTTGCCTTGATGGCGAGTTGTCAGTGTGACAGTATTAATATTACTTATGCCATAACTTATCTTTCAAAAGTAATTCCTGACCATACTGCTTCATGGCAAACACCGAGGAACACTACAAAAAAACGGGGGTAATTGCGGCGGACTATTATGCGTATAGCCGGGGGCGGATCCACCCCTTTACAATGGGGTGGCATGGCACCTGCTAAGATGATAAAAAATTTATATACCTATGTTGAAACTTTCTTAAATTAAGTTAAATATCTGATCCTACCACCCGCAGCGGTAAATTAGACAAAGGTCCCATGACTGGTAAATCTTTTTGAAAGCTTTTCTCGTGTGTAAAATTCAAGTTGGAAATTATCTTGAACCTTATCCCACTTTCACTTTTCGTgtgctttttattttctttttgtccTAGTCATTTTTCTTTTCGGCTACCTCCCAATTTTCTATTTATCGTTtcattattttttgtatttttttctttattctattATTTATATGCGGTCTCTAACAAGAACACTCAAAAAAAGactccaaaattataaaattctatAAAATAAGCATTCCTCTTAATCTCAAATTTATGAGTTTTCTTCTTCATATCCGAAAAATTTGGGTCTTAATGGGAATTTTAGATTGAGATCaatttttttcatcttttttttgttatatcataaaaatttgtgttattctatggttattaaatataatttaaatctCTTTAGTATTAGATTATGACAAATATTCGTAAGCATTGCTTAAAAATATGATATTTatgattttgatttttgagaacTTGTAGTTTATTTAATTCTACACTTATGGGTATAATTTATCTATTGaagatatttttaaaattttcttattCTGATTGATGTAATTCCCTTATTGGAGATTGGAAAGGTACTTATAGTTCTTTTTCTCATATAGTTTGATATGGTATGATCTTATATGTGAATTCCTTTTGCTCTGAACTGATTTCTTTCGCGGGTAATATCTAAACTTAAGATAGGGTGGCAACGTAACCAACTGctatgtgtatatatattttgAGTATTCTTACATAAACGAGTTGGAGTATGAGATCAAATGATATAATATTATAGGGAATAAACAAACACCAGTACAAGTACGACCAAAGCTTActttttttcatttatttataaCTGAGACGTTGATGCAAATAAGGGTAGCTTTAAGTGGAAATCATTTCCTAATACTAGGCTAAACATACATGTCATTTATTTGTTAGAACCAGGACCCCCATAAAAGACCGCATGCCCAAATTCCTTATTGGTAATTGGTTTATTCGCAACCCGGTATAGGGCGTGAGCATCTTCAAAACTTGATACCGCGGGATCCCGAGTGTTGCCAACAGAATCAAGAATTGAAATTTTGCTACAAAATGCATCTTTATCGGTGTCTACAAATTTAGGGAAACGACCAGAACCCATTGGAGGGAAAGTAGGGACTGAACTAAATGCCTCTCCACCCCATGCTGCATGTGATGCAAAATCCTTTAGTCCCGTAAAAAGCTCTGAAGGCCAAAAACCAATTTGTGTGAAATCATGACTATAACGGAGCCACCATCTTCCATTTTTCAGATCCTGCGTATAAGAAAATGATTATATATGCTCTATTACTTTTCGAATGAGATGAAATTTTAATATGGTATTAATCTAACCCTTTGAATGAAGAACGTCTGTTCGAATATGCGTCCAGGTGTGGAAGTCAGAAATACCATGTCCAAAGGTATTTGCGTATTTACAATTACGAATCCAGGGCAACGTGTGTTGAAGCATTGAGTTGTGCCTGCCTATGTCATGATGTAACAAATTTAACTAACCTTGAGTAATTAAGGATATTTTGCTAAAGCATGGCTCACTAATATttgaatgaataataataattaaaaaaaaaataagactTACTTTAAACAATGAAAAAAATCGAGTACGAGTATCGCCATATAGGATTGGATCCACCTAGATCAACATAACATTCATTATCAACTTTTGATATTCTATTGTGTAGAATTAAAGCTAAGCAAGAAAGGGGGattgaatttcacttagcaaaattaattaaaagtaatACTTACACGCCACCCAGCTTGTATTTGGTCACGGCCATTTTGTACCTTCACGATGGATGCACTCCACTGGTTCGAAAGAACCTTTGGATTATAAATACTACTTATCGTTCCAGCTCCCGAAATCTTGAGATTTGGATCATTTATTGTTTGTTCTAGAGCAAACTAAATGTTCAAATCAGAATAAGTAACACGATATGCTCACATTGGTTGATAATAAAAATATCCCTTTTTTGAAAAAAAGTTGCAAGTTCTTAACGAGgtataaaaacaaaaatatatgCAAGCCGCATTGAGATTAACGTCCACATATACCCATAAATCCGAAAtcttaaaataaattaataaataagatGGAAATCATGAGTTTCAATGCCATAAGAGCTCCAAAAAGATGATAAACAATAGTGGAGTTCCCACTTGGATT
The DNA window shown above is from Nicotiana tomentosiformis chromosome 8, ASM39032v3, whole genome shotgun sequence and carries:
- the LOC104114475 gene encoding protein neprosin-like, which translates into the protein MKTTRIHLSVIQLLIAILVYLNHDEVEGLSKKDHEALERQLKLLNKPAVKTIKTEYEDIYDCVDFYQQPAFDHPLLKNHTYHPQMKPSLSLLKRNKKSSTSNSSSGIGLNDGGCPMGTVPIRRTTKEDLIRERRFNTSYVGGVFHFALEQTINDPNLKISGAGTISSIYNPKVLSNQWSASIVKVQNGRDQIQAGWRVDPILYGDTRTRFFSLFKAGTTQCFNTRCPGFVIVNTQIPLDMVFLTSTPGRIFEQTFFIQRDLKNGRWWLRYSHDFTQIGFWPSELFTGLKDFASHAAWGGEAFSSVPTFPPMGSGRFPKFVDTDKDAFCSKISILDSVGNTRDPAVSSFEDAHALYRVANKPITNKEFGHAVFYGGPGSNK